One genomic region from Geothermobacter ehrlichii encodes:
- the secD gene encoding protein translocase subunit SecD, with product MSRSLKWRGLLVLFCLLLAFVALAPTLVGKDSLPGWWPDAFAPIQKGLDLQGGMHLVLGVDVDKAVEARIDSLVDQVEGLLKEKDVIYKRVERQQVDRLAVIVYDEEAARQVDAIMQENFPSLEALTLPAEGGYIQKHYRLSDQEIASIRDYAIRQALETLRNRVDEFGVSEPTLQLQSGNRILVQLPGIKDPERAISLLGQTARLEFKMVLDDVNPQEALKGNLPRGAQVLYLRNVNRRTGAVTETPIVVESKAVMTGDLLSNAQVRIDSRFNEPYVAIDFNAIGAKRFDQVTVANVGRRMAIVLDDTVYSAPVIRERISGGSAQISGSFTEQEATDLAIVLRAGSLPAPVKILEDRTVGPSLGKDSIDKGRMSIIIGGILVLLAMVAYYRLSGVIANIALILNVVFIMALLALFKATLTLPGIAGIVLTVGMAVDANVLIFERIREELRLGKSPRAAIDAGYGKAFLTIVDANVTTLIAALVLFQFGTGPVKGFAVTLSIGILASMFTAIYVTRLIYDFFLDRRQVKSLSI from the coding sequence ATGTCCAGGAGTTTGAAGTGGCGGGGCCTGCTGGTCCTGTTCTGCCTGCTGCTCGCATTCGTCGCCCTGGCGCCGACCCTGGTCGGCAAGGATAGCCTGCCGGGCTGGTGGCCTGACGCCTTTGCGCCGATCCAGAAGGGGCTCGACCTGCAGGGCGGCATGCATCTGGTTCTCGGCGTCGATGTGGACAAGGCCGTTGAAGCGCGAATCGACAGTCTCGTCGACCAGGTAGAGGGGCTGCTCAAGGAGAAGGATGTCATCTACAAGCGGGTGGAGCGGCAGCAGGTCGACCGTCTGGCCGTCATCGTCTATGACGAGGAGGCTGCCCGCCAGGTCGATGCCATCATGCAGGAGAATTTCCCCAGCCTTGAGGCGCTGACCCTGCCCGCCGAGGGGGGCTATATCCAGAAGCATTACCGGCTCAGCGACCAGGAAATCGCCAGTATCCGCGACTATGCCATCCGCCAGGCCCTGGAAACCCTGCGCAACCGGGTTGACGAGTTCGGCGTTTCCGAGCCGACCCTGCAGCTGCAGAGCGGCAACCGGATTCTGGTCCAGCTGCCGGGGATCAAGGATCCGGAACGGGCCATTTCCCTGCTCGGCCAGACCGCCCGGCTCGAATTCAAGATGGTCCTGGACGATGTCAACCCGCAGGAGGCGCTGAAAGGAAATCTGCCGCGCGGCGCCCAGGTGCTCTACCTGCGCAACGTCAACCGGCGGACGGGGGCGGTGACCGAGACTCCCATCGTGGTCGAGAGCAAGGCGGTGATGACCGGCGATCTGCTGTCCAACGCCCAGGTCCGCATCGATTCCCGCTTCAACGAACCCTATGTGGCCATCGATTTCAACGCCATCGGCGCCAAGCGCTTCGATCAGGTGACGGTGGCGAATGTCGGCCGGCGCATGGCCATCGTGCTTGACGACACCGTATACTCGGCGCCGGTCATCCGCGAGAGGATCTCCGGCGGCAGTGCCCAGATCAGCGGCTCCTTCACCGAACAGGAGGCGACCGACCTGGCCATCGTTCTGCGTGCCGGCTCCCTGCCGGCGCCGGTCAAGATTCTCGAAGACCGTACCGTCGGGCCTTCGCTCGGCAAGGATTCGATCGACAAGGGCCGCATGTCGATCATCATCGGCGGCATCCTGGTGCTGCTGGCCATGGTGGCCTACTATCGCCTCTCCGGCGTCATCGCCAACATTGCCCTGATCCTCAACGTCGTCTTCATCATGGCACTGCTGGCGCTGTTCAAGGCGACTCTGACCCTGCCGGGCATCGCCGGTATCGTGCTCACCGTCGGCATGGCGGTCGACGCCAACGTGCTGATCTTCGAGAGGATCCGGGAGGAGCTGCGCCTGGGCAAGAGCCCCCGCGCCGCCATCGACGCCGGCTATGGCAAGGCCTTTCTGACCATCGTCGACGCCAACGTGACTACGCTGATCGCCGCCCTGGTTCTGTTCCAGTTCGGTACCGGGCCGGTCAAGGGGTTTGCCGTGACGCTCTCCATCGGCATTCTCGCCTCGATGTTCACGGCGATCTATGTTACGCGTCTGATCTATGATTTCTTCCTTGACCGCCGCCAGGTCAAGAGCCTGAGCATCTGA
- the secF gene encoding protein translocase subunit SecF, with amino-acid sequence MQLIKPDVNFDFVGQRKLAFGLSVLLILVGLVSLVVKGGPNYGIDFAGGSLAQVRFAETTSAAEIKEALAPLNMGGVVVQQFGDDANEFLIRAQATSSELKGLGKKVKETLEARYGAGKVDIRRVEMVGPQVGKDLRQKGMKAVLFAMIAILIYITLRFEFRFAVGAVLALVHDVLITLGAFSLFNKEIDLPIIAAFLAIIGYSLNDTIIVYDRIRENMGRYHKERFPIIVNRSINETLSRTILTSGTTLLVVLALFIFGGGVIHNFAFALLVGVVIGTYSSIFVASPLLILWQDVKRRRAEVKAVGGKA; translated from the coding sequence ATGCAACTGATCAAACCGGATGTCAATTTCGATTTCGTCGGCCAGCGCAAGCTGGCGTTCGGCCTTTCCGTACTGCTGATTCTGGTCGGCCTCGTCTCCCTGGTGGTCAAGGGCGGGCCCAATTACGGCATTGATTTCGCCGGCGGCTCCCTGGCGCAGGTCCGGTTCGCCGAAACCACCTCGGCGGCCGAGATCAAGGAGGCCCTGGCGCCTCTGAACATGGGTGGCGTTGTCGTCCAGCAGTTCGGGGATGACGCCAACGAATTTCTGATCCGTGCCCAGGCGACCAGTTCGGAGCTCAAGGGGCTCGGCAAGAAGGTCAAGGAGACGCTCGAGGCGCGTTACGGCGCCGGCAAGGTCGATATCCGCCGGGTCGAAATGGTCGGCCCACAGGTCGGCAAGGACCTGCGGCAGAAGGGGATGAAAGCCGTTCTCTTCGCCATGATCGCCATCCTGATCTATATCACCCTCAGGTTCGAGTTCCGGTTCGCCGTCGGCGCCGTGCTCGCCCTGGTGCATGACGTGCTGATCACCCTCGGCGCCTTCTCGCTGTTCAACAAGGAGATCGACCTGCCGATCATCGCCGCCTTTCTCGCCATCATCGGTTATTCGCTGAACGACACCATCATCGTCTACGACCGTATCCGTGAGAACATGGGGCGCTATCACAAGGAACGCTTTCCCATTATCGTCAATCGCAGCATCAACGAAACCCTGTCGCGCACCATTCTCACCTCCGGCACGACCCTGCTGGTGGTGCTGGCGCTCTTCATCTTCGGCGGCGGGGTGATCCACAACTTCGCTTTCGCCCTTCTGGTCGGCGTCGTCATCGGCACCTATTCGTCCATCTTCGTCGCCAGTCCCCTGCTTATCCTCTGGCAGGACGTCAAGCGCCGCCGCGCCGAGGTGAAGGCGGTGGGAGGTAAGGCCTGA
- a CDS encoding tetratricopeptide repeat protein, protein MKNKETLVFTIIAFIVGILVGFMIGTKVGGGGPVVTAPPVQAPPVVNHQQNIRRLEELLAKEPENRNAWVQLGNTYFDSQQPMKAIEAYGKALELDGNDPNVLTDQGIMFRRMGWFDRAIANFEKAAEIDPQHAQSLYNLGVVYRYDLQDFPNAVKAWEKFLALNPSGPGAEQVRKELEFLKSHPPIPAGQPAPSAGQ, encoded by the coding sequence ATGAAAAACAAGGAAACCCTGGTCTTCACCATCATTGCCTTCATCGTCGGCATCCTGGTCGGCTTCATGATTGGAACCAAGGTCGGTGGTGGTGGCCCGGTAGTGACGGCGCCGCCGGTTCAGGCGCCGCCGGTCGTCAACCATCAGCAGAATATCCGCCGACTGGAGGAACTGCTGGCCAAGGAGCCGGAGAATCGCAACGCCTGGGTGCAGCTGGGCAACACCTATTTCGATTCCCAGCAGCCGATGAAGGCGATCGAGGCCTATGGCAAGGCGCTGGAGCTCGATGGCAACGATCCCAACGTGCTGACCGACCAGGGGATCATGTTCCGCCGGATGGGCTGGTTCGACCGGGCGATCGCCAACTTCGAGAAGGCGGCCGAAATCGATCCGCAACATGCCCAGAGCCTGTACAACCTCGGAGTGGTCTATCGCTACGATCTGCAGGATTTTCCCAATGCCGTCAAGGCGTGGGAAAAGTTTCTCGCTCTCAATCCTTCCGGTCCCGGTGCCGAGCAGGTGCGCAAGGAACTCGAGTTTCTGAAGTCCCATCCGCCGATTCCGGCGGGTCAGCCGGCTCCGTCGGCGGGGCAATAG
- a CDS encoding right-handed parallel beta-helix repeat-containing protein, with product MHGDVVWQGRVDIAGDLVLAEDSRLTILPGTEVIFHSPAPGDDRWREHPNFTGSELIVRGVIDARGTAQAPIRFRPATRTIAPGSWGGINIGDSSEAVFAYCRFEGADSALHAQNSTVYVEQSVFRRNRIAVRFHSSEILIEHNRFERNGSGIRFHYGSPVICHNEFVDNGRSIFITAHPKEVHIEYNNFVSAVDYHLVLGEEVPEDVPAGRNWWGGTEPERIGELLFDRQRDPYLGRIEIQPLLKAPVDGAGPR from the coding sequence TTGCACGGGGATGTCGTCTGGCAGGGGAGGGTTGACATTGCCGGCGATCTGGTGCTGGCGGAAGACAGCCGGCTGACCATCCTTCCGGGAACGGAGGTCATTTTCCATTCTCCCGCGCCCGGTGACGACCGCTGGCGGGAGCATCCCAATTTCACCGGATCCGAGCTGATCGTCCGGGGAGTCATTGATGCTCGCGGAACGGCACAGGCCCCCATCCGCTTCCGGCCGGCGACACGGACCATCGCGCCCGGAAGCTGGGGCGGAATCAACATCGGCGACAGTTCCGAAGCAGTCTTCGCCTACTGCCGTTTCGAGGGGGCCGACAGCGCCCTGCATGCCCAGAATTCCACCGTCTACGTCGAACAGAGCGTTTTTCGTCGCAACCGGATCGCCGTGCGCTTTCATTCCAGCGAGATTCTGATCGAGCACAACCGCTTCGAGCGAAACGGCAGCGGCATCCGTTTTCATTATGGATCACCGGTGATCTGTCACAACGAATTTGTCGACAACGGCCGCAGCATCTTCATTACCGCGCATCCGAAAGAGGTGCACATCGAGTACAACAACTTCGTCAGCGCGGTCGATTATCATCTGGTGCTGGGCGAAGAGGTTCCGGAGGATGTGCCGGCGGGTCGCAACTGGTGGGGCGGTACGGAGCCGGAGCGCATCGGGGAGTTGCTGTTCGATCGCCAGCGCGATCCCTATCTCGGACGGATCGAGATTCAGCCCCTGCTGAAAGCCCCGGTCGATGGAGCCGGACCGCGATGA
- the recJ gene encoding single-stranded-DNA-specific exonuclease RecJ translates to MKPVQLRRWRSRDETSSEAVGRLVSALGIHPLTARVLLGRAIDDEAAARAFFSPRLADLPDPFLLRGMPEAVERLTAALKRDEAIAVHGDYDVDGITATALLVAVLSRLGGRVDYHIPLRLKDGYGLSAAALKQAAGQGSRVVVSVDCGVSALQEAELAASLGLDLIITDHHQPPETLPGATALVNPHQPGCAFPDKYLSGVGVAFMLLVALRRRLRQQGWFASRPEPDLRDWLDLVALGTVADLVPLRGINRAFVRHGLWLMERQPRPGIGALKRVAGVREVTAGAVGFRLAPRLNAAGRLEDAATGVRLLLSEDARQAGELAERLDAWNRERQQIEQQTFDAAVQKLAGLPENYTIVLADDSWHQGVIGIVASRLVERYGRPTLLIALDGDLGKGSGRSIRGFHLYQGLQQCADHLSGFGGHEYAAGFSLSRSAVGELAAAFERTARQLLAADDLRPVLLHDGVVQLDEIDPELVDELERLAPFGMGNPEPVFVAEQVELHRIETVGDGRHLRCLVRQAGTSLPAIAFNMGPQAESLRGFHDILFTPAFNRWNGRVSLQLRLKDLRPASPAA, encoded by the coding sequence ATGAAGCCGGTGCAGCTTCGCCGTTGGCGGTCCAGGGACGAGACGTCCTCCGAAGCGGTTGGCCGGCTGGTGTCGGCCCTTGGCATCCATCCTCTGACGGCGAGGGTTCTGCTCGGCCGGGCGATTGATGACGAAGCCGCGGCCAGGGCTTTCTTCAGCCCGCGTCTGGCCGATCTTCCCGACCCCTTTCTGCTTCGCGGCATGCCGGAGGCGGTCGAGCGCCTGACCGCCGCCCTCAAGCGGGATGAGGCAATCGCCGTGCACGGCGACTACGATGTCGACGGCATCACCGCCACCGCCCTGCTGGTCGCCGTTTTGAGCCGGCTCGGTGGCCGGGTCGACTACCATATTCCCCTGCGCCTGAAGGACGGCTACGGACTCTCCGCGGCGGCGCTGAAACAGGCCGCCGGACAGGGAAGCCGGGTCGTTGTCTCCGTCGACTGTGGCGTTTCGGCCCTGCAGGAGGCCGAGCTGGCCGCAAGCCTCGGCCTCGATCTGATCATCACCGATCACCATCAGCCTCCCGAGACGCTTCCCGGGGCCACCGCCCTGGTCAATCCCCACCAGCCGGGCTGTGCCTTTCCCGACAAGTACCTGTCCGGGGTAGGGGTGGCCTTCATGCTGCTGGTCGCCCTGCGCCGTCGGTTGCGGCAACAGGGCTGGTTCGCCAGCCGGCCGGAGCCGGACCTGCGCGACTGGCTCGATCTGGTTGCTCTTGGCACCGTCGCCGACCTCGTTCCGCTCAGGGGGATCAACCGGGCCTTCGTCCGGCACGGTCTGTGGCTGATGGAGCGGCAGCCCCGTCCGGGTATCGGCGCCCTGAAACGGGTCGCCGGCGTACGCGAGGTCACAGCCGGCGCCGTCGGCTTTCGCCTGGCTCCCCGGCTCAATGCCGCCGGCCGGCTGGAGGATGCGGCAACCGGTGTGCGTCTGCTGCTGAGCGAGGATGCACGCCAGGCCGGGGAACTGGCCGAGCGCCTGGATGCCTGGAACCGGGAGCGGCAGCAGATCGAGCAGCAGACCTTCGACGCGGCGGTACAAAAGCTTGCCGGTTTACCGGAGAATTACACCATCGTGCTGGCGGATGACTCCTGGCACCAGGGTGTCATCGGCATCGTCGCCAGTCGCCTGGTGGAGCGCTATGGACGGCCGACCCTGCTGATCGCTCTCGACGGGGATCTGGGCAAGGGATCGGGGCGTTCGATCCGCGGTTTTCACCTCTACCAGGGATTGCAGCAATGCGCCGACCATCTTTCCGGCTTCGGCGGCCACGAGTACGCGGCCGGTTTTTCGCTGTCGCGTTCGGCGGTCGGGGAGCTGGCGGCTGCCTTCGAACGAACGGCCAGACAGCTTCTGGCCGCCGACGATCTGCGGCCGGTTCTGCTCCATGACGGCGTGGTGCAGCTGGACGAGATCGATCCGGAACTGGTCGACGAGCTGGAGCGCCTGGCGCCTTTCGGCATGGGGAATCCGGAGCCGGTCTTTGTCGCCGAACAGGTGGAGCTGCACCGGATCGAAACGGTCGGCGACGGCAGACATCTGCGCTGTCTGGTGCGGCAGGCTGGAACCAGCCTGCCGGCCATCGCCTTCAACATGGGACCGCAGGCGGAGTCGTTGCGCGGTTTCCACGACATTCTCTTCACCCCCGCCTTCAACCGCTGGAACGGCCGTGTCAGTCTGCAGCTGCGGCTGAAAGACCTGCGGCCGGCATCTCCGGCGGCATGA
- a CDS encoding pyridoxal phosphate-dependent aminotransferase produces MPVADKIQTFIDRSSWIRKMFEEGARLREIHGPENVFDFTLGNPTVEPPPAFHRRLRELAANPEPGMHRYMSNAGYDETRAAVAARLSRESGLTVTGDQVIMTCGAGGALNVVLKTLLNPGDEVIILTPYFVEYKFYIDNHGGCAKEVPTGTDFQLDLAAIEAALGPKTAAIIVNSPNNPTGVVYPAEDLRRLNALLQQHEKKTGRAVVVISDEPYARIAYDGIRVPSVFSCIDNAVIVTSHSKDLALPGERIGFLAASPKMADCEAFMAGAVFCNRVLGFVNAPALAQRLVAGLQEESVPITPYQQKRDLLYERLTGLGFRMVKPGGAFYLFPQSPIEDDVEFVRRAQARNILLVPGSGFGAPGYFRIAYCIDLEVIERSLPAWEQLAADFNLA; encoded by the coding sequence ATGCCTGTCGCCGACAAGATTCAGACCTTTATCGACCGTTCGTCCTGGATTCGCAAGATGTTCGAGGAGGGCGCCCGCCTCCGGGAAATCCACGGACCGGAAAATGTCTTCGATTTCACCCTCGGCAACCCGACGGTCGAGCCACCGCCCGCCTTCCACCGGCGGCTGCGCGAGCTGGCCGCCAACCCGGAACCGGGCATGCACCGCTACATGAGCAATGCCGGTTACGACGAAACCAGGGCCGCGGTGGCGGCGCGGCTGAGCCGGGAAAGCGGCCTGACCGTCACCGGCGACCAGGTGATCATGACCTGCGGCGCCGGCGGTGCCCTGAACGTGGTGCTCAAGACCCTGCTCAATCCCGGCGACGAGGTCATCATCCTCACCCCCTACTTCGTCGAATACAAGTTCTACATCGACAATCACGGCGGCTGCGCCAAAGAGGTGCCGACCGGCACGGATTTTCAGCTCGACCTGGCGGCCATCGAAGCCGCCCTCGGCCCGAAGACCGCCGCCATCATCGTCAATTCGCCCAACAACCCGACCGGCGTCGTCTACCCGGCCGAGGATCTGCGGCGGCTCAACGCCCTGCTGCAGCAGCACGAAAAGAAGACCGGCCGCGCAGTGGTGGTCATTTCGGACGAACCCTACGCCCGCATCGCCTATGACGGCATCCGGGTGCCGTCCGTCTTCAGCTGCATCGACAATGCTGTCATCGTCACATCCCACTCCAAGGACCTCGCCCTGCCGGGCGAGCGCATCGGCTTTCTCGCCGCCAGCCCCAAAATGGCCGACTGCGAGGCCTTCATGGCCGGAGCCGTCTTCTGCAACCGGGTTCTCGGCTTCGTCAACGCTCCGGCCCTGGCCCAAAGGCTGGTGGCCGGACTGCAGGAAGAGAGCGTTCCGATCACGCCCTACCAGCAGAAACGGGATCTGCTCTACGAGCGCCTGACCGGACTCGGCTTCAGGATGGTCAAGCCGGGCGGCGCCTTCTACCTCTTTCCGCAATCGCCCATCGAAGACGACGTCGAATTCGTCCGCCGCGCCCAGGCGCGGAACATCCTGCTGGTTCCGGGCAGCGGCTTCGGCGCGCCGGGCTACTTCCGCATCGCCTACTGTATCGACCTCGAGGTGATCGAGCGCAGTCTGCCGGCGTGGGAGCAACTGGCGGCCGACTTCAATCTGGCCTAG
- the pheA gene encoding prephenate dehydratase has protein sequence MDQKHLQRLRERIDAIDDRILDLLNQRAKVVIEVGKAKKGARADFYVPSREKAIFDRLILKNSGPFPEEGVRRVFREIISASLSLEEPMKVAFLGPQATFTHVAAMQQFGHSAKLVPQKSIPAVFEEVGRGRAHYGVVPVENSNEGIVNHTLDMFLDSELKIITEILLEISHDLLSRSGRMQDIRKVVSHPQALAQCRGWLEENLPDASLVDVASTALAARIVAEDENAAAIASEQAGAMYGLKVVKKKIEDNPNNFTRFLVIGRNTPPRSGKDKTSLMFSVKDEPGILYRMLEPFSQRGINLCKIESRPLRSKAWEYIFFLDLDGHIDDQEVADAIRDLGKYCQFLKILGSYPKVL, from the coding sequence ATGGACCAGAAACATCTGCAGCGGCTGCGTGAACGGATCGACGCCATCGACGATCGCATTCTCGACCTGCTCAACCAGCGGGCGAAGGTGGTCATCGAGGTCGGCAAGGCCAAGAAGGGAGCCCGCGCCGACTTCTACGTTCCCAGCCGGGAGAAGGCCATTTTCGACCGGCTGATCTTGAAAAACAGCGGCCCATTCCCCGAAGAAGGGGTGCGTCGGGTCTTCCGCGAGATCATCTCGGCCTCGCTTTCCCTCGAAGAGCCGATGAAGGTCGCCTTTCTCGGCCCGCAGGCGACCTTCACTCATGTCGCCGCCATGCAGCAGTTCGGGCATTCGGCCAAGCTGGTTCCGCAAAAGAGCATTCCCGCCGTGTTCGAGGAGGTAGGGCGCGGCCGGGCCCACTACGGGGTGGTGCCGGTCGAGAACTCCAACGAGGGGATTGTCAATCACACCCTCGACATGTTCCTCGATTCGGAGTTGAAGATCATCACCGAGATTCTGCTCGAAATCTCCCACGACCTTCTTTCCCGCAGCGGACGGATGCAGGATATCCGCAAGGTTGTCTCCCATCCACAGGCGCTGGCCCAGTGTCGGGGCTGGCTGGAAGAGAACCTGCCGGACGCCAGTCTGGTCGATGTCGCCAGCACGGCTCTTGCCGCCCGGATCGTTGCCGAGGACGAAAATGCCGCCGCCATCGCCAGCGAGCAGGCTGGGGCCATGTACGGGCTGAAGGTGGTGAAGAAGAAGATCGAGGACAATCCGAACAACTTTACCCGGTTTCTGGTGATCGGCCGCAACACGCCGCCGCGCAGCGGCAAGGACAAGACCTCGCTCATGTTCAGCGTCAAGGACGAACCGGGCATTCTCTACCGCATGCTCGAACCCTTCAGCCAGAGAGGGATCAACCTGTGCAAGATCGAGAGCCGGCCACTGCGCAGTAAGGCCTGGGAATACATCTTCTTTCTCGATCTCGATGGTCATATTGACGACCAGGAAGTGGCCGACGCCATTCGCGATCTGGGTAAATACTGCCAGTTTCTCAAGATTCTCGGATCCTATCCCAAGGTGCTCTGA
- a CDS encoding prephenate dehydrogenase, with protein sequence MSTQDRFFIDRLAIVGVGLIGGSLALALKEAGCVGEVTGIGRGLPNLNLALELGVVDKITRELEEGVQQADVVFLATPVMTIPDLARRVLPAMKPGAILTDGGSVKGEIVERIEPYLSGEVAFVPGHPIAGTEKSGAAAAFPTLYRDRRCILTPTERTPAAATALIRRMWETVGSEVVVMDVDKHDRILAAISHLPHMIAYTLVNAVGSYDHFEENILEYSAGGFRDFTRIASSDPAMWRDIALSNRQALLEMLERYENFLGELKRDIAAADGQKLFEFFLNSKTLRDAIL encoded by the coding sequence ATGTCTACTCAAGACCGATTTTTCATCGACCGGCTCGCCATTGTCGGCGTCGGCCTGATCGGCGGTTCTCTCGCCCTGGCTCTGAAGGAGGCAGGCTGTGTCGGTGAGGTGACCGGCATCGGCCGGGGACTGCCCAACCTGAACCTGGCTCTGGAGCTCGGGGTCGTCGACAAGATCACCCGGGAGCTGGAAGAGGGCGTGCAGCAGGCCGACGTGGTCTTTCTGGCCACCCCGGTCATGACCATTCCCGACCTTGCCCGCCGAGTTCTTCCGGCCATGAAACCGGGCGCGATCCTCACCGACGGTGGCAGCGTCAAGGGGGAGATCGTCGAACGGATCGAGCCGTACCTGTCCGGCGAGGTCGCCTTTGTCCCTGGTCATCCCATCGCCGGGACCGAAAAGAGCGGCGCCGCCGCCGCCTTTCCGACCCTGTATCGTGACCGCCGCTGCATCCTTACCCCGACTGAAAGGACACCGGCCGCAGCGACCGCGCTCATTCGCCGGATGTGGGAAACGGTCGGCAGCGAGGTGGTGGTCATGGATGTCGACAAGCACGATCGGATTCTGGCGGCCATCAGCCACCTGCCGCACATGATAGCCTACACCCTGGTCAACGCCGTCGGCTCCTACGACCATTTCGAGGAGAACATTCTCGAATACTCGGCCGGCGGCTTCCGGGATTTCACCCGCATCGCCTCGTCCGATCCTGCCATGTGGCGCGACATTGCCCTGAGCAACCGGCAGGCTCTGCTCGAAATGCTCGAGCGTTACGAGAACTTTCTCGGCGAACTGAAGCGGGACATCGCCGCTGCCGACGGACAGAAGCTGTTTGAATTCTTTCTCAATTCCAAGACCTTGCGCGACGCTATCCTGTAA
- the aroA gene encoding 3-phosphoshikimate 1-carboxyvinyltransferase — MNTTETIQPARRIAGEIEVPGDKSISHRSVMFGALARGRTLVTGFLQGEDNYATLNAFRMMGVSICECGEGRLEIDGAGLDGLREPADVLDCGNSGTTMRLMAGLLSGQNFFAVLTGDQYLRRRPMRRVTVPLRQMGARIQGREDGEKAPLAIQGGPLSGIAWNSPVASAQVKSALLLAGLYAEGPTTVFEPHLSRDHSERMLSHFGARVERLENGVRIEPRPDLRGGEIAVPGDISSAAFLIVAALIVPGSELLIRNVGVNPTRSGIIDILQAMGGDLKLENFRERSGEPVADLLVRHSRLEGIEIGGELIPRAIDELPVVSVAAAFAEGETLIRDARELRVKETDRIAAMVSELDRIGAEVEALEDGMRIVGCEQLAGGEVDSWGDHRIAMSMAVAGLRCREPLSIGNTACTRTSFPGFWDLLRKVSHD, encoded by the coding sequence ATGAATACGACCGAAACGATTCAGCCGGCACGCCGGATCGCCGGCGAGATCGAGGTGCCGGGCGACAAGTCGATCTCGCACCGTTCCGTCATGTTCGGCGCCCTGGCCCGGGGCCGCACCCTTGTCACCGGATTTCTCCAGGGCGAGGACAACTACGCCACCCTCAATGCCTTTCGCATGATGGGGGTCTCTATCTGCGAATGCGGTGAGGGTCGGCTGGAGATCGACGGCGCCGGACTCGATGGACTGAGGGAGCCGGCCGATGTTCTCGACTGCGGCAATTCCGGCACTACCATGCGCCTGATGGCCGGGCTGCTCTCCGGCCAGAACTTCTTTGCCGTTCTCACCGGCGACCAGTACCTGCGCCGGCGTCCCATGCGTCGGGTGACCGTGCCGCTGCGGCAGATGGGGGCCCGCATCCAGGGGCGGGAAGACGGCGAAAAGGCGCCGCTCGCCATTCAGGGCGGTCCTTTGTCCGGCATTGCCTGGAATTCGCCTGTTGCCAGCGCACAGGTCAAGTCGGCTCTGCTGCTCGCCGGCCTTTACGCCGAGGGCCCGACCACGGTTTTCGAGCCGCACCTGTCGCGGGACCACAGCGAGCGGATGCTGTCCCATTTCGGCGCCCGGGTCGAAAGGCTGGAAAACGGGGTGCGCATCGAACCCCGACCCGATTTGCGGGGAGGCGAGATCGCCGTTCCCGGCGACATCTCCTCGGCCGCCTTTCTCATCGTGGCGGCGCTGATCGTCCCCGGCAGCGAGCTGCTGATCCGCAACGTCGGTGTCAACCCGACGCGCAGCGGCATCATCGACATCCTCCAGGCCATGGGGGGGGATCTGAAACTCGAAAATTTCCGGGAGCGCTCGGGCGAGCCGGTCGCCGACCTGCTGGTCAGGCACAGCCGCCTCGAGGGGATAGAAATCGGTGGTGAGCTGATTCCGCGGGCCATTGACGAGCTGCCGGTGGTCAGTGTAGCCGCCGCTTTCGCCGAGGGCGAAACCCTGATCCGCGACGCCCGGGAGCTGCGGGTCAAGGAGACCGACCGGATTGCCGCCATGGTCAGCGAACTGGACCGGATCGGCGCCGAAGTCGAGGCTCTGGAGGATGGCATGCGCATCGTCGGCTGCGAGCAGCTCGCCGGCGGCGAGGTCGATTCCTGGGGGGATCACCGGATTGCCATGAGCATGGCCGTAGCCGGCTTGCGCTGCCGCGAGCCGCTGTCCATCGGCAACACGGCCTGTACCCGCACTTCTTTCCCCGGTTTCTGGGACCTGCTGCGGAAGGTCAGCCATGACTGA